The following proteins come from a genomic window of Salminus brasiliensis chromosome 15, fSalBra1.hap2, whole genome shotgun sequence:
- the septin3 gene encoding neuronal-specific septin-3, which yields MSEIVPPEVRPKPAVPAKPSHVAPPTNLPHVPSHGSGAGGQGSGGGSTLLGYVGIDTIIEQMRKKTMKTGFDFNIMVVGQSGLGKSTLVNTLFKSQVSRRSSGWSRDEKIPRTVEIRSVSHVIEEGGVKMKLTVIDTPGFGDQINNENCWEPISKYINEQYEKFLKEEVNIARKKRIPDTRVHCCLYFISPTGHSLRQLDIEFMKHLGRAVNIIPVIAKADTLTPEEKIEFKQRVRKELEMCGIEFYPQKEFDEDMEDKSDNDKIRETMPFAVVGSDKEYQVNGKRVLGRKTAWGIVEVENPNHCEFSLLRDFLIRSHLQDLKEVTHNIHYETYRAKRLNDNGGLHPISSSSDTQESNL from the exons ATGTCAGAAATCGTGCCCCCAGAAGTGAGACCCAAACCCGCTGTCCCAGCCAAGCCCTCTCATGTGGCACCGCCCACTAACCTCCCCCATGTGCCTTCCCACGGGTCAGGGGCTGGAGGCCAGGGGTCAGGAGGAGGCTCCACGTTGCTAGGCTACGTCGGGATAGACACCATTATTGAGCAGATGAGGAAGAAGACCATGAAGACAGGCTTTGATTTCAATATCATGGTTGTTG GTCAGAGTGGCTTAGGGAAATCCACTCTGGTGAACACTCTGTTTAAGTCTCAGGTGAGCAGGCGAAGCTCCGGCTGGAGCCGTGATGAGAAAATCCCCAGAACTGTGGAGATCAGATCTGTGTCCCACG TGATTGAAGAAGGTGGTGTGAAGATGAAGCTGACAGTGATTGACACACCAGGATTTGGTGATCAGATCAACAATGAAAACTG CTGGGAGCCCATCTCTAAGTATATCAACGAGCAATATGAGAAGTTTCTAAAGGAGGAAGTGAACATTGCCCGTAAGAAACGCATCCCAGACACACGGGTGCACTGCTGCCTCTACTTCATATCTCCAACCGGACATTC gCTGAGGCAGTTGGACATTGAGTTCATGAAGCACCTGGGTCGAGCAGTCAACATCATCCCTGTCATCGCCAAGGCAGATACGCTCACTCCCGAAGAGAAGATTGAGTTCAAACAGagg GTGAGGAAGGAGCTGGAGATGTGTGGGATTGAATTTTACCCACAAAAGGAGTTCGATGAGGACATGGAAGACAAGAGTGACAACGATAAGATAAGG GAGACCATGCCCTTTGCAGTTGTGGGAAGTGACAAAGAGTACCAAGTCAACGGCAAACGAGTTCTGGGGAGGAAGACCGCCTGGGGAATAGTAGaag TTGAGAATCCTAATCACTGCGAATTCTCTCTATTACGGGACTTCCTGATCAG GTCTCACCTGCAGGACCTAAAGGAGGTCACCCATAACATCCACTATGAGACGTACCGTGCCAAAAGGCTCAACGATAACGGAggactccaccccatctcctccagCAGTGACACACAGGAAAGCAacctgtga